In Zea mays cultivar B73 chromosome 7, Zm-B73-REFERENCE-NAM-5.0, whole genome shotgun sequence, the following proteins share a genomic window:
- the LOC100193564 gene encoding AT hook-containing MAR binding 1-like protein isoform X1, with product MDFSGGGGGGRSRAEPARWLEIARKLLAARDLVGCKRLAERAVEADPYLPGADELLAVADVLLASQRLLPSGRPDPVGVLQLQPAPGLDPAAAKRSFHRLSQLVSSPRNPRPAADTALHFIQEAFADLSSNASADPPPAPAPAAAPVPVPAPAPAAPPAPVPAPAAAPSLIPAPAPVSGDALASADGNAFWTVCPYCCHVYQYQRALVGRALRCQSAGCRRAFEATEIPNAPPIVPGTDMYYCAWGFFPMGFPKAADLSTNWRPFCPMFPGNSESPLQPAPAVTVNVDVQNLENNGGTDVQNVENNGIDDNSTPASVQPPGKSGDIDRAAGPSRGRMKKTTARKKVGAVSKKHSSSGVDSGIEPSMLGADSLNGNAGSGQTVGTREININEVAMPTDSATMLNFGGDEDIRFDLDVDATDAILGNLHNLPFLREDGNNRRMF from the coding sequence ATGGATttctccggcggcggcggcggcggccgcagcCGCGCCGAGCCGGCCCGGTGGCTCGAGATCGCCCGGAAGCTACTCGCCGCGCGGGACCTGGTCGGCTGCAAGCGACTGGCGGAGCGCGCGGTTGAGGCTGACCCGTACCTCCCCGGTGCGGACGAGCTCCTCGCCGTCGCCGACGTCCTCCTCGCCTCCCAGCGCCTGCTCCCCTCCGGCCGCCCCGATCCGGTCGGCGTGCTCCAGCTCCAGCCCGCCCCGGGCCTTGACCCCGCCGCCGCCAAGCGCTCCTTCCACCGCCTCTCGCAGCTCGTGTCTTCCCCGCGTAATCCCCGTCCCGCCGCGGACACCGCTCTTCATTTCATCCAAGAAGCCTTTGCTGATCTCTCCAGCAACGCCTCCGCTGATCcacctcctgctcctgctcctgctgccGCTCCTGTTCCTGTTCCTGCCCctgcccctgctgcccctcctgctCCTGTTCCTGCTCCTGCTGCCGCTCCTTCTCTTATCCCAGCTCCTGCTCCTGTTTCTGGGGACGCCTTGGCCTCGGCTGATGGCAATGCGTTCTGGACGGTGTGCCCCTACTGCTGCCATGTGTATCAATACCAGCGTGCGCTGGTGGGGCGCGCGCTCAGGTGCCAGAGCGCGGGTTGCCGGCGAGCGTTCGAGGCCACAGAGATCCCGAACGCGCCGCCTATTGTGCCCGGCACAGACATGTACTACTGCGCGTGGGGCTTCTTCCCCATGGGTTTCCCTAAGGCAGCTGATTTGAGCACCAACTGGAGGCCATTTTGCCCCATGTTTCCTGGGAATTCTGAATCTCCGCTGCAGCCAGCACCTGCGGTCACTGTGAATGTTGATGTACAGAATCTTGAGAATAATGGCGGCACTGATGTACAAAATGTTGAGAATAATGGCATTGACGACAATTCAACGCCAGCAAGTGTGCAGCCCCCAGGTAAGAGTGGTGACATTGACCGTGCAGCAGGTCCATCTAGAGGAAGGATGAAGAAGACAACAGCCCGCAAGAAAGTTGGTGCTGTATCTAAGAAGCACAGTTCCAGTGGCGTGGACAGTGGCATTGAGCCATCTATGCTTGGGGCAGATTCGTTGAATGGGAATGCAGGAAGTGGGCAGACAGTGGGTACTAGAGAGATCAACATAAATGAGGTGGCAATGCCAACTGATAGCGCCACAATGCTTAATTTTGGCGGGGATGAGGATATCAGGTTTGATTTGGATGTTGATGCGACTGATGCTATATTGGGGAATTTGCACAACTTACCATTCTTGAGGGAGGATGGCAATAACAGAAGGATGTTTTAG